The Prochlorococcus marinus str. MIT 9301 genome window below encodes:
- the msrA gene encoding peptide-methionine (S)-S-oxide reductase MsrA produces the protein MKYFLPLIIALSIFIHPVNAFAEELILAGGCFWCLEHDLESLKGINFVKSGYSGGDLQNPTYENHEGHQEVVLVDYDPQLVILPKILRLYFRNIDPLDSKGQFCDRGDSYRPVIFFKDATEESDAKNAIVAASNELRVPLEKLSVELKSKSQFWLAEEYHQDFAEKNELKYKFYRFSCGRDQRLDKLWGDNARSTNLWNE, from the coding sequence ATGAAATATTTTTTACCTCTCATAATTGCTCTTTCAATATTTATCCACCCTGTAAATGCTTTTGCAGAGGAATTGATTCTTGCAGGAGGTTGTTTTTGGTGTTTAGAACATGATTTAGAGTCATTAAAGGGCATAAATTTTGTAAAAAGTGGATATTCAGGTGGAGATTTACAAAATCCTACCTATGAAAATCATGAAGGACATCAAGAAGTGGTTTTGGTGGACTATGATCCCCAATTGGTAATTTTACCAAAGATACTTAGGCTCTATTTCAGAAATATTGATCCTTTGGACAGCAAGGGTCAATTTTGTGATCGTGGAGATTCTTATAGGCCAGTGATCTTTTTCAAAGATGCAACTGAGGAAAGTGATGCAAAAAATGCTATCGTTGCGGCCTCTAATGAGTTGCGAGTGCCATTAGAAAAATTATCCGTAGAACTAAAATCAAAAAGTCAATTTTGGTTGGCTGAAGAATATCATCAGGATTTCGCTGAGAAAAATGAACTAAAGTATAAGTTTTATAGATTCTCTTGTGGGAGAGATCAGAGGTTGGATAAATTGTGGGGTGATAACGCTAGATCAACAAATCTTTGGAATGAATAA
- the plsY gene encoding glycerol-3-phosphate 1-O-acyltransferase PlsY produces MNILIIFASYLLGSLPTGFLIGKYLKNIDLRTIGSGSTGATNVLRNVGKWPALFVFIIDLGKGLIAVKIAQYYTDQGLIEVIAGISAISGHIWPIWLRGKGGKAVATGLGMFLALSWKVGLASLGFFLIVLTKTKYVSLSSISAAILLPIFMFFYLGKFMHSYFFISLIVALLVIWKHRTNITRLLKGEESKINQTQ; encoded by the coding sequence ATGAATATCTTAATAATTTTTGCAAGTTATCTTTTAGGATCACTTCCGACAGGTTTTTTAATTGGAAAATATCTCAAAAATATAGATCTAAGAACTATAGGTTCTGGATCTACAGGTGCCACAAATGTCTTAAGAAATGTCGGGAAATGGCCAGCACTTTTTGTATTTATCATTGACTTAGGGAAAGGCCTTATTGCAGTAAAAATTGCTCAATATTATACAGATCAAGGATTAATTGAAGTTATAGCAGGGATATCAGCTATCTCAGGACATATTTGGCCAATATGGCTTAGAGGTAAAGGAGGGAAAGCTGTTGCAACTGGATTAGGTATGTTTTTAGCTCTTTCTTGGAAAGTTGGACTCGCATCTCTTGGCTTTTTTTTAATAGTCCTAACAAAAACTAAATATGTTTCCTTATCAAGTATTTCAGCTGCAATCTTACTTCCTATTTTTATGTTTTTTTACCTAGGTAAATTTATGCACTCATATTTTTTTATAAGTTTAATTGTGGCATTACTAGTAATCTGGAAACATAGAACAAACATAACAAGATTGCTTAAGGGAGAAGAATCCAAAATTAATCAGACTCAATAG
- a CDS encoding leucyl aminopeptidase has product MQFSTFQKNLDNWQGASLIFGVLEEEIASQLEKIKFVIDPKLLLKKVSQKNFKGEKGKTLSFEFLDQKLETLIIVGLGKSKDLNKSDIENSIGNLVRKTIDKNEKISILLPWEFINSQLEINQLAESARLSAYKDNRFNKKKDEKKVLKEIEFLNLKKFENISFKETAQICEGVELARRLVAAPPNSLTPQEMSIQASQIAKDHGLEVKILEAKDCEDLGMGAYLAVAKGSDLNPKFIHLTLKSDGPIKEKIALVGKGLTFDSGGYNLKVGASQIEMMKYDMGGSAAVLGAAKALGAIKPKGLEIHFIVASCENMINGSAVHPGDVVKASNGKTIEINNTDAEGRLTLADALTYASNLKPDSIIDLATLTGAIVVALGNDVAGFWSNNDDLANDLKAASAQAGEELWQMPLQKSYKEGLKSHIADMKNTGPRAGGSITAALFLEEFFDPEIKWAHVDIAGTCWTDKNKGINPSGATGFGVKTLVQWIKNK; this is encoded by the coding sequence ATGCAATTTTCCACATTCCAAAAAAATCTAGATAACTGGCAAGGTGCTTCATTAATTTTTGGAGTTTTAGAAGAAGAAATTGCGAGCCAACTTGAAAAAATAAAATTTGTTATTGACCCAAAATTATTACTAAAAAAAGTTTCTCAAAAAAATTTCAAAGGAGAGAAAGGAAAAACTTTAAGCTTTGAATTTCTAGATCAAAAATTAGAAACTTTAATCATAGTTGGTCTTGGCAAATCAAAAGACCTTAATAAAAGTGATATAGAAAACTCTATAGGAAATCTAGTTAGGAAAACCATTGATAAAAATGAAAAAATCAGCATCTTGCTACCTTGGGAATTTATAAATTCACAACTAGAAATAAATCAATTAGCAGAGTCAGCCAGATTATCTGCCTATAAGGACAACAGATTCAACAAGAAAAAAGATGAAAAGAAAGTTCTTAAAGAAATTGAGTTTTTGAATTTAAAAAAATTTGAGAATATTAGCTTTAAAGAGACAGCACAAATATGTGAAGGTGTAGAACTAGCTAGAAGACTTGTAGCAGCCCCTCCAAATAGTCTTACGCCTCAGGAAATGTCTATACAAGCTTCTCAAATAGCTAAAGATCATGGTTTGGAAGTAAAAATTTTAGAGGCAAAAGATTGTGAAGATTTAGGAATGGGTGCATATTTAGCTGTAGCAAAAGGTTCTGATCTAAATCCTAAATTTATACATCTTACTTTAAAGTCAGATGGGCCTATTAAAGAAAAGATTGCGCTTGTTGGGAAGGGTTTAACCTTTGACTCTGGAGGATACAACCTGAAAGTAGGAGCCTCTCAAATTGAGATGATGAAATATGATATGGGTGGAAGCGCTGCTGTTTTAGGAGCAGCAAAAGCACTTGGAGCAATAAAACCAAAGGGACTAGAAATACATTTTATTGTGGCATCCTGCGAAAATATGATAAATGGATCTGCAGTACATCCTGGAGATGTAGTCAAGGCATCTAATGGTAAGACAATTGAAATAAATAACACTGATGCAGAGGGCAGACTCACATTAGCTGATGCTTTAACTTACGCATCAAATTTAAAACCGGATTCAATAATAGATCTTGCCACTTTAACAGGAGCTATTGTTGTGGCATTAGGAAATGACGTAGCTGGATTCTGGAGCAATAATGATGATCTAGCAAATGATCTAAAAGCTGCGTCAGCCCAGGCTGGTGAAGAATTATGGCAAATGCCTTTACAAAAATCTTATAAAGAAGGGCTAAAGTCTCATATAGCTGATATGAAAAATACGGGGCCTAGAGCAGGTGGGTCAATAACTGCTGCTTTGTTTTTAGAGGAATTCTTTGATCCAGAGATTAAATGGGCTCATGTTGATATTGCTGGGACTTGTTGGACTGATAAGAATAAGGGGATTAATCCATCAGGTGCAACCGGTTTTGGAGTTAAAACTCTTGTTCAATGGATTAAAAATAAATAA
- a CDS encoding MFS transporter has product MFSYGLGDAGTGLVATQFGFFLFKFFISAGLPVIIAGSLLMLIKIWDAVNDPLIGWLSDRTKSRWGPRIPWMVVASVPLGFSLAAIWWTPAGSVLTKTIYYAIISIIVMTAYTSINLPFAALSTEISEKTAIRTRLNASRFTGSIIAGLTGLIIAGVVLGSEGSANNEYFLMGKISGCIAVAATLISCWGLAPFAKKARMPSGKVEAISLQFKRIFRNKKFLKVITLYILLWCALQLMQTVSLIYVEDVLNVPTYIAKWIPIPFQISALVGLQIWTRVSNKLNRISALNYGAIMWIVSCTAALFLPSLSKISGVGDSLFLNAGNIFLFILLIFIICLIGVGASTAFLIPWSLLPDAIDEDPEKPAGLYTAWMVLIQKIGIAFSVQLLGFLLYLSGYQSCIVDKGGQNIVEQCYSAQLTIRLCIGFIPSILVIIGLLIMRKWDRKLITN; this is encoded by the coding sequence ATGTTCTCTTATGGACTAGGAGATGCAGGTACAGGTTTAGTCGCCACGCAATTTGGTTTTTTTCTATTCAAATTCTTTATTTCTGCTGGTTTACCAGTAATAATTGCAGGTTCATTATTAATGTTAATAAAGATATGGGATGCAGTAAATGATCCGTTAATTGGATGGTTAAGTGATCGTACTAAATCAAGATGGGGACCTAGAATCCCATGGATGGTAGTAGCATCTGTGCCCCTTGGTTTCTCTTTAGCTGCGATATGGTGGACACCCGCTGGCTCCGTACTAACCAAGACTATTTACTATGCAATAATTTCTATAATCGTAATGACTGCTTATACGAGTATTAATCTCCCTTTTGCAGCTCTATCTACTGAAATTTCTGAAAAAACAGCAATAAGAACAAGACTAAACGCATCTAGATTTACTGGCTCAATAATTGCAGGACTAACTGGTTTAATAATTGCTGGAGTTGTATTAGGTTCTGAAGGATCAGCAAATAATGAATATTTTTTAATGGGTAAAATAAGCGGATGTATTGCAGTTGCTGCAACATTGATTTCTTGTTGGGGATTAGCTCCATTTGCCAAAAAAGCAAGAATGCCTTCAGGAAAAGTTGAAGCTATTTCACTTCAATTCAAAAGGATCTTCAGAAATAAAAAATTTCTAAAAGTTATTACACTTTATATTCTCCTCTGGTGCGCCTTACAGTTGATGCAAACAGTATCGTTAATCTATGTAGAGGATGTACTGAATGTTCCAACATATATTGCGAAGTGGATCCCGATACCTTTCCAAATTAGCGCTTTAGTGGGTTTACAAATATGGACCAGAGTATCGAATAAATTGAACAGGATTTCAGCTTTAAACTATGGAGCGATTATGTGGATTGTTTCATGTACGGCAGCTTTATTTTTACCTTCACTATCAAAAATTTCAGGAGTTGGAGATAGTTTATTCCTAAATGCCGGCAACATATTTCTCTTCATTCTTTTAATTTTCATAATCTGTCTTATTGGAGTAGGAGCTTCAACCGCTTTTCTTATCCCTTGGTCACTACTTCCTGATGCAATAGACGAAGACCCAGAGAAACCTGCAGGATTATATACTGCTTGGATGGTACTTATTCAGAAGATTGGTATCGCGTTTAGTGTTCAATTATTAGGATTTTTATTGTATTTATCAGGCTATCAATCATGCATTGTTGATAAAGGTGGTCAAAATATTGTTGAACAATGCTACTCAGCACAATTAACTATTAGATTATGTATTGGTTTTATACCCTCAATATTGGTAATAATTGGTCTTTTAATCATGAGAAAATGGGATCGAAAATTAATTACAAACTAA
- a CDS encoding DUF1825 family protein: MGFFESDIVQEEAKKLFTDYQELMKLGSDYGKFDREGKKMFIKKMESLMDRYKVFMKRFELSEDFQAKMTVEQLKTQLSQFGITPDQMFDQMNKTLIRMKDELDKTS, translated from the coding sequence ATGGGATTTTTTGAGTCAGACATCGTTCAAGAAGAAGCTAAAAAGCTTTTTACAGATTACCAAGAACTTATGAAACTTGGTTCTGATTATGGAAAATTTGACAGAGAAGGGAAAAAAATGTTTATAAAAAAAATGGAATCACTTATGGATCGCTATAAAGTTTTTATGAAGAGATTTGAATTGTCTGAAGATTTTCAAGCAAAAATGACGGTAGAACAATTAAAGACACAGCTAAGTCAATTTGGGATTACCCCTGATCAAATGTTCGATCAAATGAATAAAACCTTAATAAGAATGAAGGATGAACTTGATAAAACTTCTTAA
- the pyrF gene encoding orotidine-5'-phosphate decarboxylase, with translation MNKRFNSEDKIILAIDGLDVSQAKLLLEKCPDIKWVKIGLELFVREGPRVIEILKGLNKKIFLDLKFHDIPNTMRAACFQVSKLGVDIISIHSSAGLKALKESKKASLEGAKSLGVKPPFVVGITVLTSFSLQDFQTDLDRNNSIEENVLRLAKLSFDAGLDGCVCSPWEVKMLRNIYKNNFELITPGIRLNIDSKDDQNRIMTPNEAIDNGASKLVIGRSISKAIDPNKALIEIFKSIESD, from the coding sequence ATGAATAAAAGATTTAATTCAGAAGATAAAATAATATTGGCAATTGATGGATTAGATGTAAGTCAAGCAAAATTACTTCTGGAAAAATGTCCTGATATTAAGTGGGTGAAAATTGGTTTAGAGCTTTTTGTTAGGGAAGGTCCAAGAGTTATTGAAATATTAAAAGGTTTAAATAAAAAAATTTTTTTAGACTTAAAATTTCATGATATTCCAAATACCATGCGTGCAGCATGTTTCCAAGTCTCAAAATTAGGAGTTGATATAATCTCTATTCATTCTTCAGCAGGTCTAAAAGCCCTTAAGGAATCGAAGAAAGCCTCTTTAGAAGGAGCCAAATCATTAGGTGTTAAGCCTCCATTTGTTGTAGGAATAACTGTTTTAACAAGCTTTTCTCTTCAAGATTTTCAAACTGATCTTGATAGAAATAATTCAATTGAAGAAAATGTATTGAGACTTGCAAAATTGTCTTTTGATGCTGGATTAGATGGATGTGTTTGTTCCCCTTGGGAGGTAAAAATGTTGAGAAATATTTATAAGAATAATTTTGAACTTATTACACCAGGCATTAGATTAAATATTGACAGCAAAGATGATCAAAATAGAATTATGACTCCCAATGAAGCTATAGATAATGGCGCTTCTAAGTTGGTCATTGGTAGATCAATATCAAAAGCTATAGATCCTAATAAAGCTCTAATAGAAATATTTAAATCTATTGAGTCTGATTAA
- the lpxA gene encoding acyl-ACP--UDP-N-acetylglucosamine O-acyltransferase, translating into MDLKNTESYSDFSGAKVHPNAFVDPSAELHDGVIISQGAVVGPDVTIGKGSEIGPNAVISGRTQIGMNNKVFPSVFIGLDPQDLKYKGAPTEVIIGDNNTFRECVTINKATDEGEKTIIGNNNLLMAYTHIGHNCELGNKIVLSNGVQVAGHVKIEDKAIIGGCLGIHQFVQIGYLAMIGGMTRVDRDVPPFCLAEGHPGRLRGLNRIGIKRSGLLDNKDFDLKILQSTWNLLFKSNESISSSLEKVMKGELDLSSSKLCSFLKESISNERRGPMPIVNL; encoded by the coding sequence ATGGACCTTAAAAATACTGAATCATACTCAGACTTTAGTGGTGCAAAAGTTCACCCAAATGCGTTTGTTGATCCAAGTGCCGAATTACATGACGGGGTTATTATCTCTCAAGGAGCTGTTGTTGGTCCTGATGTGACTATCGGGAAGGGATCCGAAATAGGACCGAATGCAGTTATTTCTGGAAGAACACAAATTGGTATGAACAATAAAGTTTTTCCTAGTGTTTTTATAGGTCTTGATCCCCAGGACCTTAAATATAAAGGGGCCCCTACCGAAGTAATTATTGGAGATAATAATACTTTCAGAGAATGTGTAACTATTAATAAAGCAACTGATGAAGGCGAAAAAACTATTATTGGCAATAATAATTTGTTGATGGCTTACACTCACATCGGCCATAATTGTGAACTTGGTAATAAGATAGTTTTATCAAATGGTGTTCAAGTTGCAGGCCATGTAAAAATTGAAGATAAAGCTATTATTGGAGGTTGTTTAGGTATTCATCAATTTGTACAAATTGGATATTTAGCAATGATTGGAGGAATGACTAGAGTTGATAGAGATGTACCTCCTTTTTGTTTAGCCGAAGGGCATCCAGGAAGATTGAGAGGTTTGAATAGAATTGGAATTAAGAGAAGTGGTTTATTAGACAATAAAGATTTTGACTTAAAAATTCTTCAAAGTACTTGGAATCTTCTTTTCAAATCTAATGAGTCGATTTCAAGTTCATTAGAAAAAGTAATGAAAGGAGAATTAGATCTTTCATCTTCAAAATTATGTAGTTTTTTAAAAGAGTCAATATCTAACGAAAGAAGAGGACCAATGCCCATAGTGAATTTATGA
- the lpxB gene encoding lipid-A-disaccharide synthase has protein sequence MNKKIFISTGEVSGDLHGSLLSKALLDEAKKKSIDLEICGLGGERMQKEGVKILQDTTSISAIGIWEALPLILPTIIIQKRFYKLLKKYPPDCLILIDYMGPNIKIGTKLKRSKTKIPIFYYIAPQEWAWRIGNNTTTNLIKFSDKIFAIFKKEAEFYKKRGGNVLWVGHPMIDLTKKLPLKKDARTILNLRPDQNIILLMPASRPQELKYILPTFMKTAKKLQQKYPSLVVFIPSCRSTFDEIFKKALRKYQIKGFVISQKDSTKLKPHIYSLTKIALCKSGTVNMELALYGIPQIVGYRVSRVTAFIAKKILNFKVRFISPVNLLVNKLIIPEFVQREFDEKKIFSKSCKILERKSEKIKIKKGYAFLKKELGENGVVQRAAKEIINSII, from the coding sequence ATGAATAAAAAGATATTTATAAGTACTGGAGAAGTCTCTGGAGATTTGCACGGAAGTCTTTTATCAAAAGCGTTATTAGATGAAGCCAAAAAAAAATCTATAGATTTAGAAATTTGCGGATTAGGTGGGGAGAGAATGCAGAAAGAAGGTGTAAAAATTCTTCAAGATACTACTTCAATTAGTGCAATAGGAATTTGGGAGGCTTTACCTCTGATTCTCCCAACAATAATAATTCAAAAAAGATTCTATAAATTACTAAAAAAATATCCCCCAGATTGCTTAATATTGATTGACTATATGGGTCCCAATATAAAAATTGGTACTAAATTAAAAAGATCGAAGACAAAAATTCCAATTTTTTACTATATTGCTCCCCAAGAGTGGGCTTGGAGGATTGGGAATAATACTACAACAAATCTAATAAAATTTTCTGATAAAATTTTTGCGATTTTTAAGAAAGAAGCAGAATTTTACAAAAAGAGGGGTGGAAATGTTTTATGGGTTGGGCATCCAATGATTGATTTGACAAAAAAACTTCCTCTGAAGAAAGATGCTAGAACTATTCTCAACCTTCGCCCAGATCAAAACATCATCCTTTTAATGCCCGCATCAAGACCTCAAGAATTGAAGTATATATTACCTACTTTTATGAAAACGGCTAAAAAATTACAACAAAAATATCCAAGTTTGGTTGTCTTTATCCCCTCCTGTCGAAGTACTTTTGATGAAATATTCAAAAAAGCCTTAAGAAAATATCAAATTAAAGGATTTGTGATTTCTCAAAAAGATAGCACAAAATTAAAGCCTCACATTTATTCGCTCACTAAAATTGCTCTTTGTAAATCTGGGACAGTTAATATGGAATTAGCTTTGTATGGAATTCCACAGATCGTTGGTTACAGAGTTAGCAGGGTAACTGCTTTTATTGCTAAAAAAATTCTCAATTTCAAGGTAAGATTTATTTCCCCAGTAAATTTGTTAGTTAATAAATTAATAATCCCTGAGTTTGTGCAGAGAGAATTTGACGAAAAGAAAATTTTCTCCAAATCTTGTAAGATTCTTGAGAGGAAGTCAGAAAAAATAAAAATTAAAAAAGGTTATGCTTTTTTAAAAAAAGAATTGGGAGAAAATGGCGTAGTCCAAAGAGCTGCTAAAGAGATTATTAATTCTATTATTTGA
- a CDS encoding DUF3119 family protein has product MFNTKSKKEEPVIISPSFQLPIILIVLSFMLLFLNIGSLPTIVFASFSFFLLLQSFTLRIKVTNDDFIVLQLGKEIRTFPFKNWISWKFFFPIIPGIFYFREKSSPHLLPILFNPKQLKDELIKKVDSLEIKNS; this is encoded by the coding sequence ATGTTTAACACTAAATCAAAAAAAGAGGAACCAGTAATAATATCTCCATCATTTCAGTTGCCAATCATTCTAATAGTTTTAAGTTTTATGCTTTTGTTTTTGAATATCGGTTCTTTGCCAACAATAGTTTTTGCTTCCTTTAGCTTTTTTTTATTACTTCAATCATTCACCTTAAGAATAAAAGTAACAAATGATGATTTTATCGTTTTACAATTAGGGAAAGAGATTAGAACTTTTCCATTCAAGAACTGGATATCATGGAAATTCTTTTTCCCTATAATCCCAGGTATTTTTTATTTTAGAGAAAAGTCCAGTCCTCATTTATTACCAATTTTATTCAATCCAAAGCAATTAAAAGATGAGCTCATAAAAAAAGTTGACTCCTTGGAAATTAAAAATTCTTAA
- the tyrS gene encoding tyrosine--tRNA ligase yields the protein MSDNLILPSWLSRGIEEYFPIKGTDQTFSEIIDHAKKNNKKLRVKLGIDPTGTDIHLGHSILFKKLRAFQDNGHIAVLIIGDFTAQIGDPTGKNKTRVQLSEKQVKDNAKTYLTQLGMGKPANESILDFDSKDRIEIRYNSEWLKGLNLNSIIELMGSATVSQMLAKEEFNKRYTSQVPIALHEFLYPLLQGYDSVVVQADIELGGTDQKFNIAIGRDLQRHFKQEPQFGVLLPILTGLDGIKKMSKSEFNTVGLTEDPLSMYSKLEKVPDNLIPAYFELLTELDLSFLENSNPRELQRRMALEVTTLFHGDEKALKAQSNCEKLFLGHKEKVGEIPEISLKEVVFPVKLFYLLSALKLFKSSSESKRSIKGGGVKIDSEKVINPDLVFNSKNDLEGKILQIGKKIIKRFEN from the coding sequence ATGTCAGATAATTTAATATTGCCATCATGGCTGTCAAGAGGAATAGAAGAATATTTTCCAATTAAAGGAACAGATCAAACCTTTTCGGAGATAATTGATCATGCGAAAAAAAATAATAAAAAATTAAGGGTTAAACTCGGGATCGATCCAACTGGAACAGATATTCATCTTGGGCACAGCATATTGTTTAAAAAACTTAGGGCATTTCAGGATAATGGACATATTGCAGTTCTAATTATTGGTGATTTTACTGCTCAAATTGGAGACCCAACCGGAAAAAACAAAACAAGAGTTCAGTTATCGGAAAAACAAGTTAAGGATAATGCAAAAACATACTTAACCCAACTAGGGATGGGAAAGCCAGCTAATGAATCTATTTTAGATTTTGATTCAAAAGATAGAATAGAAATTAGATATAACAGTGAATGGTTAAAAGGATTAAATCTTAACTCTATAATCGAATTAATGGGGAGTGCAACAGTTAGTCAAATGCTAGCTAAGGAGGAATTTAATAAAAGGTACACTTCGCAAGTTCCAATTGCTTTGCATGAATTCTTATATCCACTATTACAAGGTTACGATTCGGTAGTCGTTCAAGCAGATATTGAGCTTGGAGGTACAGATCAGAAATTTAATATTGCAATAGGAAGAGATCTTCAAAGGCATTTTAAACAAGAACCCCAATTTGGTGTTCTGCTGCCAATTTTGACAGGTTTAGATGGAATTAAGAAGATGAGTAAATCTGAATTTAACACCGTCGGTTTGACTGAAGATCCTCTTTCAATGTATTCAAAATTAGAAAAAGTACCTGATAATTTAATACCTGCCTATTTTGAATTACTTACTGAATTAGATTTAAGTTTTCTGGAAAACTCAAATCCTCGTGAATTACAGAGAAGAATGGCTTTAGAAGTTACTACTTTATTCCATGGGGATGAAAAAGCATTAAAGGCGCAATCAAACTGTGAAAAATTATTCCTTGGACACAAAGAAAAAGTTGGAGAAATTCCAGAGATTTCTTTAAAAGAAGTAGTTTTTCCAGTTAAGCTTTTTTACTTGTTAAGTGCTCTAAAACTTTTCAAATCTAGCAGCGAATCCAAAAGATCTATTAAAGGTGGAGGTGTAAAAATTGATAGTGAGAAAGTAATAAATCCTGATTTGGTTTTTAATTCAAAAAATGATTTGGAAGGGAAAATTTTGCAAATTGGAAAAAAAATAATTAAGAGGTTTGAAAACTGA
- a CDS encoding DUF3086 domain-containing protein, translated as MTNTEISDNNPEKELIIDKSISDDKTKQISKKNTAQNKKNTPINGKPTKSFDEISNEIFRDLVLRKDNLVREIKELETKKNEIEKDIESNFKGQSDNIAKRVKGFQEYLTGALQNLSQNVEKLELVSQPIIVKPSPLDEKKENNSTNNVVNVPALSETFKPDEEIIKSCFSSFTEQPDFYAEPWKLRRSLDSSDIEIMDDWFFNMGGRGSLESRGSRQKNALLSAGLISILGELYGDQFQTLILASQPERLGEWRRILQDSLGLTRDDFGPNSGIVLFERPEGVIERADRLEANEELPFIIIDAAETSVEIPILQFPLWVAFAGSDNEIYDDLELN; from the coding sequence ATGACTAATACAGAAATTTCCGACAATAATCCTGAAAAGGAATTAATAATAGATAAGTCAATTTCAGATGATAAAACCAAGCAAATTAGTAAGAAAAATACAGCGCAAAATAAAAAAAATACACCAATAAACGGCAAACCAACTAAATCTTTTGATGAAATTTCTAATGAAATATTTAGGGATCTCGTCTTAAGAAAAGACAATTTAGTTAGAGAAATAAAAGAGTTAGAAACAAAAAAAAATGAAATCGAAAAAGATATTGAGTCAAATTTTAAAGGACAGTCAGATAATATTGCTAAAAGAGTTAAAGGCTTTCAAGAGTACTTAACTGGCGCTTTGCAGAATCTTTCACAAAACGTAGAAAAACTTGAATTAGTTTCTCAACCTATCATTGTAAAGCCTTCTCCCCTTGATGAGAAAAAGGAAAACAATAGTACAAACAATGTAGTTAATGTTCCCGCTCTTTCTGAAACATTTAAGCCAGATGAAGAGATTATAAAAAGTTGCTTTTCAAGTTTTACAGAACAACCTGATTTTTATGCAGAACCTTGGAAATTAAGGCGGAGTCTTGATTCATCAGATATAGAAATTATGGATGATTGGTTCTTTAACATGGGCGGAAGAGGTTCTCTTGAGAGTAGAGGTTCTCGACAAAAAAATGCCTTATTATCAGCGGGTTTAATATCTATTCTTGGAGAATTATATGGAGATCAGTTTCAGACTCTTATTTTAGCTTCGCAGCCTGAACGATTAGGTGAATGGAGAAGAATTCTTCAAGATTCACTTGGTCTCACAAGGGATGACTTTGGACCTAATAGTGGGATAGTTCTTTTTGAGAGGCCTGAAGGTGTCATAGAGAGAGCTGATAGATTAGAAGCGAATGAAGAATTGCCATTTATTATCATTGATGCGGCAGAAACCTCTGTTGAAATTCCAATACTTCAATTCCCATTGTGGGTTGCATTTGCTGGTTCAGATAATGAAATTTATGATGATCTTGAACTAAACTAA
- a CDS encoding MlaE family ABC transporter permease yields the protein MYSHNFFKRLLSSLIIGGQAINFIFKGKISKNDLFDQLMESGPGSLLIVLITGIAAGTVFNIQVASQLTSMGVSSEIGGLLAVGMAREMAPLLTATLMTGKVATAYAAQLGTMKVTEQIEAITMLRTEPVQYLVVPRLLSMVIMSPIQCLLFLSVALWSGQIWSTIFYKVPPIVFWTSVRSGNVSLTSTDLTSMLIKSVVFGLLIAIIACGYGLTTKGGPKEVGTSTTGAVVMTLVTVSLMDVFLTQILFG from the coding sequence ATGTATTCCCATAATTTTTTCAAAAGACTTCTAAGCAGCTTAATCATTGGCGGGCAAGCAATTAATTTTATCTTTAAGGGTAAAATTTCCAAAAATGATCTCTTTGACCAACTTATGGAGTCAGGCCCTGGCAGTTTATTAATTGTATTAATTACAGGAATTGCAGCAGGTACAGTTTTTAATATTCAAGTTGCATCACAACTCACAAGCATGGGGGTTTCAAGTGAAATTGGAGGTTTATTAGCTGTAGGCATGGCGAGAGAAATGGCTCCTCTTCTAACTGCTACTTTAATGACTGGAAAGGTTGCAACTGCATATGCTGCTCAATTGGGTACCATGAAAGTCACAGAACAAATTGAGGCAATAACAATGTTAAGGACCGAACCAGTCCAATATTTGGTGGTCCCAAGATTACTATCAATGGTAATAATGTCTCCAATACAGTGTCTTCTGTTTTTATCTGTAGCTTTATGGAGCGGACAGATTTGGAGCACAATTTTTTATAAAGTTCCTCCAATTGTTTTTTGGACATCTGTAAGATCAGGTAATGTGAGCTTAACCAGCACTGACTTAACTTCAATGTTAATAAAATCTGTAGTGTTCGGACTACTTATTGCAATCATTGCTTGTGGATACGGACTTACGACTAAAGGAGGTCCAAAAGAAGTTGGAACAAGTACAACAGGGGCAGTTGTAATGACTCTCGTTACTGTATCTTTAATGGATGTATTTCTAACACAAATTTTATTTGGATGA